A region from the Vicia villosa cultivar HV-30 ecotype Madison, WI linkage group LG3, Vvil1.0, whole genome shotgun sequence genome encodes:
- the LOC131660180 gene encoding uncharacterized protein LOC131660180 isoform X2: protein MRIPKRLFSFSLSYFSPRLVAPLLSSRICFAFGICGKASRSFVNIASPGASKVHSQYSMDENHDVGLHDSKSIGRNSEKQPHVWSSSPEHGSRTDIGKQIFCNRSLNMKNIVAVGFDMDYTLAQYKPETFESLAYQGTIKKLVYDLGYPSELLNWSFNWKYMVRGLVLDKKRGNILKMDRHKYVKVAYHGFRELSKEDKVGTYGNTLIRDSFDEPDYALIDTLFSLAEAYLFAQLVDFKDCNPGKIREGVDYARMYKDVRAAVDLCHRDGTLKQMVAKDPGRYINEDTMIVPMLEMLRESGRATFLVTNSLWDYTNTVMNFLCGSRQVDGSNNFEWLQYFDVVITGSAKPGFFLEENRANLFEVVPETGMLLNTDNGSPMPQVGNISARIFTESKNHACQAFQGGNVAHLHKLLSIESSSQVLYVGDHIYGDILRSKKVLGWRTMLVIPELEKEVKLLWESRDTRKELQFLRSERDRIEDEVHHLKWSLKFKNPDAVAKQKLSSALNKLELERERMRLIHQEAQRKLHLGFHEPWGQLMKTGYQNSRFAHQVERFACLYTSQVSNLALHSPDKYYRPSEDFMQHEFGILGSESREI from the exons ATGCGAATTCCTAAGAGGCTAttctcattttctctttcttaCTTCTCTCCTCGGCTCGTAGCGCCTCTTTTATCTTCTCGGATTTGTTTTGCGTTTGGAATTTGCGGTAAAGCTTCTCGTAGCTTCGTCAATATTGCATCACCAG GTGCTAGCAAGGTGCATTCTCAATATTCAATGGATGAGAACCACGATGTTGGTCTGCATGACTCAAAATCAATTGGCAGAAATAGTGAAAAACAGCCACATGTATGGTCATCTTCTCCTGAACATGGATCTAGAACTGATATAGGCAAACAAATATTTTGTAACCGGTCACTAAATATGAAGAACATTGTTGCTGTGGGATTTGACATGGATTATACTCTGGCACAATACAAGCCTGAAACTTTTGAATCTCTTGCTTATCAAGGCACAATTAAAAAGCTGGTTTATGATTTGGGATATCCTAGTGAG TTGCTAAATTGGTCTTTTAATTGGAAGTACATGGTCAGGGGCTTGGTTCTTGACAAAAAAAGAGGAAATATATTGAAG ATGGATCGCCACAAATATGTGAAAGTAGCTTATCATGGATTTAGAGAATTGTCAAAAGAAGATAAAGTTGGGACCTACGGTAATACTTTAATACGCGATTCATTTGACGAGCCAGACTATGCTCTAATTGATACACTTTTCTCTCTCGCGGAAGCCTACTTGTTTGCTCAACTGGTTGATTTTAAGGATTGTAATCCTGGAAAGATTCGAGAGGGTGTCGA TTATGCTCGCATGTATAAAGATGTACGAGCTGCTGTTGACTTGTGCCACCGTGATGGGACATTGAAGCAAATGGTGGCTAAAGATCCTGGAAG ATATATCAATGAAGACACCATGATAGTGCCGATGCTTGAAATGCTCAGAGAATCTGGACGTGCAACATTTTTAGTGACAAATAG TTTATGGGACTATACAAATACTGTCATGAATTTCCTCTGTGGATCCAGACAGGTAGATGGCAGTAACAATTTTGAATGGCTTCAATACTTTGACGTGGTTATCACTGGCAG TGCAAAGCCAGGATTTTTTCTCGAGGAAAATCGTGCCAACCTATTTGAGGTTGTGCCTGAGACTGGAATGCTTCTCAATACAGATAATGGCTCTCCTATGCCTCAG GTGGGGAACATCTCTGCAAGGATATTCACAGAATCAAAGAATCACGCTTGCCAAGCTTTCCAG GGAGGCAATGTCGCTCATCTGCATAAACTTCTTTCCATTGAATCAAGTTCACAG GTTCTGTATGTTGGGGATCACATTTATGGAGACATACTACGTAGCAAAAAGGTTCTTG GATGGAGAACAATGCTTGTAATCCCAGAGCTGGAGAAGGAAGTTAAACTCCTCTGGGAGTCAAGGGACACCCGAAAG GAGCTTCAATTCTTGAGGAGTGAGCGTGATCGCATTGAGGATGAAGTACATCATTTGAAGTGGTCTCTCAA ATTCAAGAACCCAGATGCTGTTGCCAAGCAAAAGTTATCTTCAGCACTTAATAAATTGGAG CTTGAAAGAGAGAGAATGCGGTTAATCCATCAAGAAGCTCAAAGAAAATTACATCTAGGG TTTCACGAACCATGGGGACAGCTTATGAAAACTGGTTATCAGAATTCTCGCTTTGCTCATCAG GTTGAGAGATTTGCCTGCCTTTATACTAGCCAAGTATCTAACCTGGCGTTGCACTCTCCAGATAAGTATTACAGACCTAGTGAAGATTTTATGCAGCATGAATTTGGAATTCTCGGTTCTGAGTCACGAGAAATATAA
- the LOC131660180 gene encoding uncharacterized protein LOC131660180 isoform X1: MRIPKRLFSFSLSYFSPRLVAPLLSSRICFAFGICGKASRSFVNIASPGASKVHSQYSMDENHDVGLHDSKSIGRNSEKQPHVWSSSPEHGSRTDIGKQIFCNRSLNMKNIVAVGFDMDYTLAQYKPETFESLAYQGTIKKLVYDLGYPSELLNWSFNWKYMVRGLVLDKKRGNILKMDRHKYVKVAYHGFRELSKEDKVGTYGNTLIRDSFDEPDYALIDTLFSLAEAYLFAQLVDFKDCNPGKIREGVDYARMYKDVRAAVDLCHRDGTLKQMVAKDPGRYINEDTMIVPMLEMLRESGRATFLVTNSLWDYTNTVMNFLCGSRQVDGSNNFEWLQYFDVVITGSAKPGFFLEENRANLFEVVPETGMLLNTDNGSPMPQVGNISARIFTESKNHACQAFQGGNVAHLHKLLSIESSSQVLYVGDHIYGDILRSKKVLGWRTMLVIPELEKEVKLLWESRDTRKEELYLNSLMQELQFLRSERDRIEDEVHHLKWSLKFKNPDAVAKQKLSSALNKLELERERMRLIHQEAQRKLHLGFHEPWGQLMKTGYQNSRFAHQVERFACLYTSQVSNLALHSPDKYYRPSEDFMQHEFGILGSESREI; the protein is encoded by the exons ATGCGAATTCCTAAGAGGCTAttctcattttctctttcttaCTTCTCTCCTCGGCTCGTAGCGCCTCTTTTATCTTCTCGGATTTGTTTTGCGTTTGGAATTTGCGGTAAAGCTTCTCGTAGCTTCGTCAATATTGCATCACCAG GTGCTAGCAAGGTGCATTCTCAATATTCAATGGATGAGAACCACGATGTTGGTCTGCATGACTCAAAATCAATTGGCAGAAATAGTGAAAAACAGCCACATGTATGGTCATCTTCTCCTGAACATGGATCTAGAACTGATATAGGCAAACAAATATTTTGTAACCGGTCACTAAATATGAAGAACATTGTTGCTGTGGGATTTGACATGGATTATACTCTGGCACAATACAAGCCTGAAACTTTTGAATCTCTTGCTTATCAAGGCACAATTAAAAAGCTGGTTTATGATTTGGGATATCCTAGTGAG TTGCTAAATTGGTCTTTTAATTGGAAGTACATGGTCAGGGGCTTGGTTCTTGACAAAAAAAGAGGAAATATATTGAAG ATGGATCGCCACAAATATGTGAAAGTAGCTTATCATGGATTTAGAGAATTGTCAAAAGAAGATAAAGTTGGGACCTACGGTAATACTTTAATACGCGATTCATTTGACGAGCCAGACTATGCTCTAATTGATACACTTTTCTCTCTCGCGGAAGCCTACTTGTTTGCTCAACTGGTTGATTTTAAGGATTGTAATCCTGGAAAGATTCGAGAGGGTGTCGA TTATGCTCGCATGTATAAAGATGTACGAGCTGCTGTTGACTTGTGCCACCGTGATGGGACATTGAAGCAAATGGTGGCTAAAGATCCTGGAAG ATATATCAATGAAGACACCATGATAGTGCCGATGCTTGAAATGCTCAGAGAATCTGGACGTGCAACATTTTTAGTGACAAATAG TTTATGGGACTATACAAATACTGTCATGAATTTCCTCTGTGGATCCAGACAGGTAGATGGCAGTAACAATTTTGAATGGCTTCAATACTTTGACGTGGTTATCACTGGCAG TGCAAAGCCAGGATTTTTTCTCGAGGAAAATCGTGCCAACCTATTTGAGGTTGTGCCTGAGACTGGAATGCTTCTCAATACAGATAATGGCTCTCCTATGCCTCAG GTGGGGAACATCTCTGCAAGGATATTCACAGAATCAAAGAATCACGCTTGCCAAGCTTTCCAG GGAGGCAATGTCGCTCATCTGCATAAACTTCTTTCCATTGAATCAAGTTCACAG GTTCTGTATGTTGGGGATCACATTTATGGAGACATACTACGTAGCAAAAAGGTTCTTG GATGGAGAACAATGCTTGTAATCCCAGAGCTGGAGAAGGAAGTTAAACTCCTCTGGGAGTCAAGGGACACCCGAAAG GAAGAACTTTACTTGAATAGTCTCATGCAGGAGCTTCAATTCTTGAGGAGTGAGCGTGATCGCATTGAGGATGAAGTACATCATTTGAAGTGGTCTCTCAA ATTCAAGAACCCAGATGCTGTTGCCAAGCAAAAGTTATCTTCAGCACTTAATAAATTGGAG CTTGAAAGAGAGAGAATGCGGTTAATCCATCAAGAAGCTCAAAGAAAATTACATCTAGGG TTTCACGAACCATGGGGACAGCTTATGAAAACTGGTTATCAGAATTCTCGCTTTGCTCATCAG GTTGAGAGATTTGCCTGCCTTTATACTAGCCAAGTATCTAACCTGGCGTTGCACTCTCCAGATAAGTATTACAGACCTAGTGAAGATTTTATGCAGCATGAATTTGGAATTCTCGGTTCTGAGTCACGAGAAATATAA